DNA sequence from the Vicia villosa cultivar HV-30 ecotype Madison, WI linkage group LG3, Vvil1.0, whole genome shotgun sequence genome:
ATACTCTTAAAGATAATATAATCtgtctcatatataatcgagttgactcatgcaGGGATGACCCTGAGCACTGCCTCGCGAGACGGGAGCCCAGGGCctcataattttaggggcaccaaaaatatttttgtacCTCCTATGTATATTAAAaaagttaatataaaaaaattgttagaattttttttcaaaaaatatttgctAATAAAATTATAGGGACACTACAAAGtcaaaatttaataaaagaatgtaatttccagtaaataaaatatagagtaaaataaaatcaattaatatattcaTAATTTTAGCAATTAAAAAGTTTAATTGagacactaaaattaaaataatcatatcgagaatattttatattatttattttatattattgaaaatGTTATTAGAAATTTCTAACCGTGTCAATTTTGAATTCAAGTTGtattaataaattttgaaaaacttttaTTAAGTGAGATATGATTAAATTATATATGCAACGTATATGTACCCAACGGTATGAAAGCTATAAACATATACCCAAAGTTATTAATTTATATCAATTGAATTTTGTGACcatcaattaaattattcaatggtttttttcttttttaaaagccAATAATATATTTCCATTAAAACAAAACACACGCACAAGTCCATCTCTATAAGTGAAACAAATTTTCTGCAAGGATAAATTCAATGGTATTAATTTTAATATCTATTGTTTATGAATTTTGTGACTATCAATTGAATTATCCAACGGTATTGATTTCAATATCAATGAATTTTATAAAGGTTTTATGAGAGAGTTGGAGAATATTGGGAAAAAAAATTAGGACTTCTGTATCTTTGTTCTTTCGAGAAGAGTCTATTTTTTTTTGAGAGGTTCGAGAAGAGTCTATTAAATCTTGGAGAATTGGCATAATTAGCGGAAAATCCTCGTTCTTTCAGactatttcataattttttattttgtaggtcTTCGTAGCAATTAGCCGAATCTTTAGCCACTCATGAAATTAGAAACTTTGAATTTTAGTAGCTatgattatttggtttgaattgttaaGTGTTGTTAATGAAATTTGcaaaagtttgcaaaaaaaaaGGACATGCGTATTGATGTGGCTAGAGAATTAGTAAAATGTTTGAttaagtatttgaaaaaatatagagaatctggatttgtaaatgctaaggctAGTCTAAAAAGATTGGAAATGAAATGCAGATTGAACATGTGTTTATTCAAAAATGTAAAATTCGTAGAAAACAACATTATGATGAAAATTCATCTCATcccacacaactgaatcttgagtctgctgAAGAGTCTTGAAACcgctatttcttatatattgtagattaAATAATTGACTCACctgatagaagatttgagcaatatagcacatatgaaaatatttttggattcttgtttagtattgaaagacTTAGATCATTATCTGATAAGGACTTGAAATCATGTTGTAAACATCTttaaacttgtttaaaacatgacgattcttttgatcttgatggtgaaattttgttaaaagaattgaaagttattagagaagttttaacatttgaatcaaaatcaagctatatgatatttagttctttaaatacttttaattattttcctaatgcatgcataacttatagaataatattgactattcctatcagtgttgcatctgctgaaaaaagtttttctaaattaaaagtattaaaaccttatttgagatctactatgtcacaagatatattaaatagtcttgcgttgatttcaattaaaaataatttttttgaagaaccttgattaagtacaaattattaatgattttgcaacaaaaaaatactaagaggatgatatttaaataattttaaaggtttggtcaatttttttataggaaaaaagatcggatcaagaactctctttatagtggtttatgttttgatgtagtataaacattgattcaaagatccatacttgtatttttttttttttttgcacaatatcaaattaaaatgtgttttatccaattatttcttttatccttatgtatttgttatttaaaaaaattggggcaccactcttttgattcgtCCAAGGCACCAAAATTCAAAGGATCGGCCCTAGACTTGTGAatctaacgagtcgaactatgtataattcaagttcagctcatttaatTAATGAACTTAGTTTTTAActcatattcaactcatttggttCATAAATCTAGTTCAACAATTTTATTTTCGAATCAAATTTTAAACTATTTTCGAGTTGATTCGATTTATTGTCAGTCCTAATACATTTAACATGAGGCTATATTAAATAGAAACACGAAACTTCATTTTAGTAAGTTAACATTAGTTTTTATTAAATGGTAACAAGACAATTctaaagtttttttatatttttaaatcgaCATTATTAGttagttaataataaaaaatttccaCAGCAATCAATGCATGATTATACCATGAAATTTATTTTACACCCATATAAGTTCTTATAAACCTGTGGGGAAATTTCTAAAATACTCTTATATTTCAGatgtgcatctctgaaaacatttttttcttaaaaaaaaatgatttcagatgtgcacatccgaagacatttttttaagaaaaaaaaaatatcttcGAAGATGCACATCCGAAATAACTCAATTTTTTATCTTAggatttttcggatatgcatatccgaaaaaaccgaatatttattaaaaaattaaaatcaaagtgaattaattataataatagtataattaattgtattaatcaaaatacataattaaatatatatactattttaatcaaaatatatatatttaaatttatattatttttatcaatatatataattaattaaatatttaactacataatGTTgtgacaaattaattttataatttaaaaaaggtaattaattttataatttaatcgcatattaaatatataccatttaaaaaataattacttctataattttaaaaaaattgacaaataaattattacaaaattaaaattttatttaatctctttgtttcttatttataataatttgtatttaaattatcccttattaataataattgactctaattatattataactatattctaaataaatattttttaaaaataaaattaaaaaattggaatattggaatacttcggatatgcatatcggAATTAACCAATATCCCACATTTCTTTTGAGAagagttttttcggatatgcatcttcgaaaaaaGACCTGACATTTTAAATACAACATTTAAATCTTTAAAATTTTGAAAGGTATTTTTCATCCTATATAGGAGcacaaagaaattttcttaaatcaTTCCAATCGAAAGCCCATTTGGCATAACAGTTGCCTGAGCCTCATTGTTACACATTTTCTTATTGTTGCAACATAAACTCCCTCTAACTATGAAgactaaaaataaagaaaagattgaaaaataataataaaagaagagAATTTCTTTAGGGACCCCTTAATTTTTTGGGGGACCTCTTATTGTTGCAACATAAACTCTCTCTACTCATTCTTCAACCTCTGTTTCTTCTTTGCTGAACCAAGGCATAACCCACAACTCTTCCAAACTTTGAATTAGTTTTCCACTTCAACATGGCAAGACCTTTTAAGAAAGTGAAAGACATCAATGAAAGGAAGGAGCTCTGAAAGATAGCCGTCAGAGTCCATCACAATGGACACTTGTATTCAAGAGTAAATAGAACTTTTAGATGATAGTGGTGGATAAAGAGGTGAGTTTATggttttagggttttttgactTGAATCTTTGGGATGACAATTGTTAGATTTAGGGTTATTTTAAAAAGTTGCGGATAATGGTTTTGTCGTTGATGTTGGGTTGTCGATTTTAAGTTTTAGACTTTTTTTTCAAACTTCCACATGTTCGTAGTTGAACTGGACTGCTTTTAATGTGAGCATTTTTCTGTTATTTAGCAGGTCTTGAATGGCATACATTAGGTGCTACATTGCTTGTATCCGCCAAATTCACTCTTGTATCTGCCTGCAATAGTATTTTAAGGCTTATGTCTCTGATGGTGGAAGTTTTGTATCTTGTATTTTAACGATTTTATGGTTTATTGTTATGGTCAGTTGAAAGATGAGCTTAACAAGGAGAATTTGCAGCTTGCATGTAAGTGATTGAATATCGTTGTGTGGAAGTGCTTatctttagatttttattttgtgCTTATCTTTAGCATGATTGTTGTGtgagttcttcattctcaaaGAATGTTCACATTTCAATGGTACATAAGAACTTTATCTAAATGCTACAAAATTATGACTTGCTGATTGAACTATACACCTTATGTGCAACATGTTTATAACTAATTCAAACACTAATTAGAAGTTATGCCCATTGCTCATTGCTCATTGCTTGTTTGAATCAGCGGGCATGTCCTGGCGTGTGCGGCTGTTAATTGTGAGAAACCAAAGTCTGGGTCAAAGTATCTATATGCAAAGTTCAAATCATCAGGTTAATTCTAAGTTAGGTGTCATTGATCGGGTCCAGAGGAGGTTCAATTCGACTGAGGATctgtttgattgattaattgaggGGATTATCAGTTGGTCGCAGCTCCTTCGCTCATCACATAGCAtagctttgcatttgatttcTATCGCATCAAGTAATCTGTAGCCTGAGGCTGAATGTTTCTATTGATATTTCGAGCCTGCTTTGAATCAATGTTGCAGCATTCAGGGCAGCCTTTCATGTGCATTTTTTTGTTGATGTTTGACTGCATATGATACGCATTTATATCGAACCGCTTAAAATACCAGTGGAATAGTATTCTAATGTTTTAGCTTTCTGGTTGGACAAATGATTTTGGTGTTTATTTGGCGTACTCGATGAAAAAAATGATGGAAGATAAAGCTTTGGTATGTTCGTTTTGTTTGCACTTTCACTGAATTTTGGTTATGAAGCTCAGCTTAATATAACACATTGAATGCAGGTGAGGAGGCTTTCTTCCTGTGAGACAATGGGATCAACCACAACTATTTGCAGCGATAAGACCGGAACATTGACAATGAATCAGGTTTGTGATGCAGTATTTAAACTAGAACAATATCGACTCATTCAAATTCTTTAGGCTATAACGTTATTGCCGCTATTTACTTATTTTCTTGAGACAGGTGAGTGTTGTTGAGGCATGTGTTGGTGGGAAGAAGATTATATCTCCTAACGATAAATCACAGTTATCTACTATCGTCTATTCTTTGCTGATTGAATGTGCTGCACAGAACACTAATGGAAGTTTTTTTGTACCGGAGGTGTTCTAGAACTTTTCTTCTTCACTCTGTGCCTCTACAATAGTTTCCATGCATGTACAATTATGTTCTTTGCACTTTGCAGAGTGACAATGGTGTTGAGGTTTCTGGGATGACTCTAAAGAAGCG
Encoded proteins:
- the LOC131656086 gene encoding calcium-transporting ATPase 5, plasma membrane-type-like isoform X1 → MSLTRRICSLHVRRLSSCETMGSTTTICSDKTGTLTMNQVSVVEACVGGKKIISPNDKSQLSTIVYSLLIECAAQNTNGSFFVPESDNGVEVSGMTLKKRIRYQAKNKL
- the LOC131656086 gene encoding calcium-transporting ATPase 5, plasma membrane-type-like isoform X2 → MKKMMEDKALVRRLSSCETMGSTTTICSDKTGTLTMNQVSVVEACVGGKKIISPNDKSQLSTIVYSLLIECAAQNTNGSFFVPESDNGVEVSGMTLKKRIRYQAKNKL